From a single Anoplolepis gracilipes chromosome 3, ASM4749672v1, whole genome shotgun sequence genomic region:
- the Unc-104 gene encoding kinesin-like protein unc-104 isoform X8 produces MSSVKVAVRVRPFNHREITRQAQCIIDMTGSTTSIMNPKATPGSKEAVKSFNYDYSYFSMDPNDENYSSQLMVYKDIGEEMLEHAFEGYNVCIFAYGQTGAGKSYTMMGKQEEGQEGIIPQICKDLFRKISYTSNERLKYSVEVSYMEIYCERVRDLLNPKNRGNLRVREHPLYGPYVEDLSKLAVLSYEDIHDLIDEGNKARTVAATNMNETSSRSHAVFTIFFTQQQQDCATGLMTEKVSKISLVDLAGSERADSTGAKGTRLKEGANINKSLTTLGKVISALAEIATKKKKKADFIPYRDSVLTWLLRENLGGNSKTAMIAAISPADINYDETLSTLRYADRAKQIVCKAVVNEDANARLIRELKEEIQKLRELLKQEGIDVQEGPDGKVTYEKKESRDEIIRTNKRNEEDTKETRSRLSSHATSTIAEEAVDQLQASEKLIAELNETWEEKLKRTESIRLQREAVFAEMGVAVKEDGVTVGVFSPKKTPHLVNLNEDPLMSECLIYYIKDGFTRIGSAEAIIPQDVQLCGPHILSEHCVFENHEGIITLIPKKGALIYVNGREVTEPLVLTTGSRVILGKSHVFRFNHPDQVRERIANGSPAETPGNNEPVADWDFAQVELLEKQGIDLKAEMDKRLLVLEEQFRKEKEEADQLFEEQRKSYEARIDALQRQVEEQSMTMSMYSSYTPEDFNNIEEDIFVNPLFDAESNWTEREFQLAAWAFRKWKYHQFTSLRDDLWGNAIFLKEANAISVELKKKVQFQFTLLTDTLYSPLPSDLLPVMDDEDEDERPFPRTIVAVEVQDTKNGATHYWTLDKLRQRLELMREMYHNEAELSPTSPDFNIESITGGDPFYDRFPWFRMVGRAFVYLSNLMYPVPLIHKVAIVNEKGDVKGYLRVAVQAVIEEENSEYSSGVRQSARISFEDDLFGGHKHNKRNTLLTQTLEKNRQIMLHEERVVEGHNEINQKDMKDEDDIGDADSGRGDSSVSSDMKEEDLPDHLQPGVEFTFRVTVLQAMGISTEYADIFCQFNFLHRHDEAFSTEPVKNTGKGNPPGFYHVQNITVTVTKSFLEYLKTQPIVFEVFGHYQQHPLHKDAKLEYSVRQPPKRMLPPSIPISQPVRSPKFGSVLPSPSTSHVHAKYDVLVWFEICELAPNGEYVPSVVDHSDDLPCRGLFLLHQGIQRRIRITIVHEPASELRWKDVRELVVGRIRNTPEPEEEDNDSSVLSLGLFPGEYLEIPGDDRTMFRFEAAWDSSLHNSALLNRVTSYGEQIFMTISAYLELENCGRPAIITKDLSMIIYGRDARVGPRSLKHLFSGNYRNQEANRLSGVYELVLRRSSEAGSPGVQRRQRRVLDTSSTYVRGEENLHGWRPRGDSLIFDHQWELEKLTRLEEVERVRHTLLLREKLGIDKIPFCNKPLHDFTKSEKDVCNMVAKATNEPHASPVKLKRSTSKDVYEPWEMTERERELATKYIKLIQGRIPSKEPILLADVSPGEDTIADLSASMMSSVISSSSQESVYARPNDFLKQAGDIIIWSRSKSCLLRLSSPERARLQELQESILASESANQTCTVAPPPLGSSSPSKENLVLYVPEVEEIRISPVIARKGYLNVLEHKTNGWKKRWVAVRRPYVLIFREEKDPVERALINLATAQVEYSEDQLAMVKVPNTFSVVTKHRGYLLQTLGDKEVYDWLYAINPLLAGQIRSKLARKNPAATNLSNGAPIGLTPTLEQPSNQTK; encoded by the exons atgtcGTCGGTTAAGGTGGCGGTGAGGGTACGACCCTTCAATCACCGCGAAATCACTCGTCAGGCACAATGTATCATAGATATGACAGGGAGCACCACTT CCATAATGAATCCTAAAGCCACACCGGGAAGCAAAGAGGCTGTCAAAAGCTTCAATTATGATTATTCCTACTTTTCTATGGAC CCAAATGATGAGAACTATTCATCTCAACTCATGGTTTACAAGGATATTGGTGAAGAAATGTTGGAACACGCTTTTGAAG GCTATAACGTTTGCATTTTTGCATACGGCCAAACTGGCGCCGGTAAATCTTATACCATGATGGGTAAACAGGAAGAGGGCCAAGAGGGAATAATACCACAGATTTGCAAGGATCTGTTTAGGAAAATCAGCTACACGTCTAACGAGCGATTGAAGTATTCGGTAGAAGTGAGTTATATGGAAATCTATTGCGAGAGGGTGCGCGATTTATTAAATCCGAAAAATAGAGGGAATCTTCGAGTAAGAGAACACCCTCTCTATGGACCTTACGTCGAAGATCTTTCTAAATTAGCCGTATTGTCATACGAGGACATTCACGATCTCATAGATGAGGGTAACAAGGCCAG GACTGTTGCAGCGACAAACATGAATGAAACATCCAGTAGATCGCATGCCGTTTTCACTATATTCTTTACACAACAGCAGCAGGATTGTGCCACTGGTTTGATGACAGAGAAAGTTAGTAAAATATCGCTGGTTGATCTGGCTGGATCTGAAAGAGCCGATTCAACGGGCGCAAAAGGCACACGACTAAAGGAAGGAGCTAATATTAACAAGAGCCTGACAACTCTTGGAAAAGTTATCAGTGCTCTGGCTGAGATT GCaacgaaaaagaagaagaaagctGATTTCATACCATACAGAGACTCAGTTTTAACGTGGTTACTACGGGAAAACTTGGGCGGAAATTCAAAAACTGCTATGATCGCAGCAATTAGCCCTGCTGACATAAATTACGATGAGACACTCTCGACTTTACG ATATGCGGACAGAGCGAAACAGATTGTTTGCAAGGCCGTGGTCAACGAAGACGCAAATGCCAGACTTATCAGAGAACTCAAAGAAGAAATACAGAAACTACGGGAACTTCTAAAACAGGAAGGCATCGACGTACAAGAag GGCCAGATGGTAAAGTTACGtacgaaaagaaagaatcta GAGATGAAATCATCAGAACGAACAAACGAAACGAAGAGGATACCAAGGAGACTCGATCGAGACTCTCCTCCCATGCTACGTCTACTATCGCCGAAGAGGCGGTTGATCAATTGCAAGCGTCTGAAAAATTGATCGCAG AATTGAACGAAACGTgggaagaaaaattgaaacgaACCGAATCGATTCGCTTGCAACGCGAAGCAGTGTTTGCCGAGATGGGAGTTGCTGTAAAAGAGGATGGCGTCACAGTGGGTGTATTCTCGCCGAAGAAGACGCCACACTTGGTGAATCTGAACGAGGATCCTCTCATGTCGGAATGtctgatttattatatcaaggATGGATTTACGCGCATTGGTAGCGCCGAGGCGATTATACCCCAGGATGTTCAGCTGTGCGGCCCGCACATACTCAGCGAGCATTGCGTTTTCGAAAACCATGAGGGCATCATAACTCTCATACCAAAAAAAGGAGCTTTGATTTATGTCAATGGTCGCGAAGTTACCGAACCTCTTGTTCTAACAACTGGTTCGCGTGTCATCCTGGGAAAAAGCCATGTTTTCCGTTTTAATCATCCTGATCAAG TACGCGAACGAATAGCAAACGGATCACCTGCGGAAACTCCTGGCAACAATGAACCAGTCGCAGATTGGGACTTTGCACAGGTTGAGCTGTTAGAGAAACAAGGTATTGATCTAAAGGCTGAAATGGACAAAAGATTGCTTGTACTGGAAGAGCAATTCCGTAAAGAAAAGGAGGAAGCTGATCAGCTGTTTGAGGAACAACGAAAG AGCTACGAAGCGCGGATAGATGCATTGCAGAGACAGGTGGAGGAACAAAGTATGACGATGTCTATGTACAGCAGTTATACGCCCGAAGACTTCAACAACATCGAAGAAGACATTTTCG TCAACCCATTGTTTGACGCAGAGAGCAACTGGACCGAGAGAGAGTTTCAACTGGCCGCGTGGGCCTTCCGCAAGTGGAAGTATCATCAATTCACGAGTTTACGGGATGATCTTTGGGGCAACGCGATATTCCTTAAAGAGGCTAATGCCATATCTGTTGAACTAAAAAAGAAG GTTCAATTCCAATTTACTTTACTCACGGACACCCTTTATTCACCGCTACCTTCTGATCTTTTACCCGTTATGGATGACGAAGATGAAGATGAGAGGCCGTTTCCACGCACGATTGTTGCTGTCGAAGTCCAGGATACGAAAAATGGTGCTACCCATTACTGGACATTAGACAAATTAAG ACAAAGGTTGGAGCTGATGCGCGAAATGTATCACAACGAGGCCGAGCTTTCGCCCACATCTCCGGATTTCAATATCGAATCTATTACGGGAGGTGATCCGTTTTACGATCGATTCCCATGGTTCCGCATGGTTGGCAg AGCCTTCGTGTATCTGAGCAATCTTATGTATCCAGTGCCGTTGATTCACAAAGTAGCTATCGTAAACGAAAAGGGCGACGTTAAGGGTTACTTGCGGGTCGCTGTACAAGCCGTAATCG AAGAGGAAAACAGCGAATATTCAAGTGGCGTCAGACAATCAGCACGAATCTCTTTCGAGGACGACCTGTTTGGCGGGCACAAGCATAACAAACGCAACACACTTTTGACTCAAACTCTAGAAAAGAATCGGCAAATCATGTTACACGAAGAGCGCGTAGTCGAGGGACACAACGAGATTAATCAGAAAGACATGAAGGACGAAGACGATATCGGGGACGCTGACAGTGGCAGAGGTGACAGCTCGGTTTCGAGCGACATGAAGGAGGAGGATTTGCCGGATCATTTGCAACCTGGCGTGGAATTCACTTTTAGGGTAACGGTCCTACAAGCTATGGGTATTTCTACAGAGTACGCTGACATTTTCTGTCAATTCAA CTTCCTACATCGACATGACGAAGCTTTCTCGACAGAGCCGGTAAAGAACACAGGCAAGGGCAATCCGCCCGGATTTTATCACGTACAAAAC ATTACGGTCACGGTTACCAAATCCTTCTTAGAATATCTGAAGACGCAACCTATCGTCTTTGAAGTGTTTGGACATTATCAACAACATCCGTTACACAAGGACGCGAAGCTGGAATA CAGCGTACGACAACCACCGAAGAGGATGCTTCCGCCTTCCATACCGATCAGTCAACCGGTTCGTTCGCCGAAATTCGGCAGCGTTCTGCCATCTCCCAGCACGTCTCACGTGCACGCCAAGTACGATGTGTTGGTGTGGTTCGAGATCTGTGAATTGGCGCCGAACGGCGAGTACGTGCCGTCGGTGGTGGACCACAGCGACGATCTGCCATGTCGTGGATTGTTCCTACTTCATCAGGGTATACAGCGACGTATACGAATCACCATTGTGCACGAACCGGCTTCCGAATTGAGATGGAAGGATGTGCGCGAGCTCGTTGTTGGCCGTATCCGAAATACTCCAGAACCCGAGGAAGAAGATAACGACTCATCTGTACTCTCGTTGGGTCTGTTCCCTGGCGAATATCTCGAGATTCCTGGTGACGATCGCACCATGTTCAGATTCGAAGCAGCCTGGGACAGCTCCCTGCACAATTCGGCTCTGCTGAATCGAGTCACGTCTTATGGAGAGCAAATCTTTATGACCATTTCCGCGTATCTTGAG CTGGAGAACTGTGGAAGACCTGCGATCATCACGAAAGACCTGAGCATGATCATCTACGGAAGGGACGCAAGAGTTGGCCCGCGTTCACTTAAACACTTATTTAGCGGCAACTATCGCAATCAAGAAGCGAATCGACTCAGCGGTGTCTACGAACTGGTGCTACGCCGTTCTTCGGAAGCAGGTAGCCCAG GAGTTCAAAGACGTCAACGTCGTGTCTTGGACACGAGTTCTACGTATGTCAGGGGCGAGGAGAATCTACACGGATGGAGACCGCGCGGAGACAGTCTTATATTTGATCATCAGTGGGAGCTCGAGAAGTTGACGAGGCTAGAGGAAGTTGAGAGAGTGCGGCATACTTTGTTGTTGCGAGAGAAACTTGGCATCGACAAAATACCATTCTGCAATAAACCTCTGCACGATTTTACGAAGAGCGAAAAG GATGTGTGTAACATGGTGGCAAAGGCCACGAACGAACCACACGCCAGCCCGGTGAAACTGAAACGCTCGACCAGTAAAGACGTTTACGAACCCTGGGAAATGACCGAGAGGGAGCGCGAATTGGCGACCAAGTATATTAAACTCATCCAAGGAAGAATCCCAAGCAAAGAACCGATATTACTTGCCGATGTTTCACCCGGGGAAGACACTATAGCCGATCTATCCGCGTCTATGATGTCTTCGGTTATATCGTCCTCGTCTCAAGAGTCAGTATATGCGAGACCTAACGATTTCTTGAAGCAG GCTggtgatataataatatggagCAGGTCTAAGTCGTGCCTCCTTAGGTTAAGCTCGCCGGAGAGGGCTAGATTGCAAGAGCTCCAGGAGAGTATATTGGCAAGTGAATCGGCCAATCAAACCTGCACGGTCGCACCGCCACCGCTGGGATCATCCTCACCTTCAAAGGAGAACTTGGTACTGTATGTACCAGAGGTGGAGGAAATACGTATTAGCCCAGTCATCGCGCGAAAGGGCTACTTGAATGTTCTCGAACACAAGACCAACGGTTGGAAAAAACGCTGGGTG GCTGTTCGTCGACCGTATGTTCTCATTTTCCGAGAAGAAAAGGATCCCGTCGAAAGGGCGCTAATTAATTTAGCGACAGCTCAAGTTGAATACTCCGAGGATCAGCTAGCTATGGTGAAAGTGCCGAATACCTTCAG CGTCGTTACTAAACACAGAGGATACTTGCTACAGACTTTAGGTGACAAAGAGGTCTACGACTGGCTATACGCGATTAATCCTCTTCTAGCTGGTCAAATTAG GTCAAAACTTGCTCGCAAAAACCCGGCTGCAACGAATTTGAGCAACGGCGCGCCGATCGGCTTGACACCAACTCTGGAACAACCGAGCAATCAGACCAAGTGA
- the Unc-104 gene encoding kinesin-like protein unc-104 isoform X7, producing MSSVKVAVRVRPFNHREITRQAQCIIDMTGSTTSIMNPKATPGSKEAVKSFNYDYSYFSMDPNDENYSSQLMVYKDIGEEMLEHAFEGYNVCIFAYGQTGAGKSYTMMGKQEEGQEGIIPQICKDLFRKISYTSNERLKYSVEVSYMEIYCERVRDLLNPKNRGNLRVREHPLYGPYVEDLSKLAVLSYEDIHDLIDEGNKARTVAATNMNETSSRSHAVFTIFFTQQQQDCATGLMTEKVSKISLVDLAGSERADSTGAKGTRLKEGANINKSLTTLGKVISALAEIATKKKKKADFIPYRDSVLTWLLRENLGGNSKTAMIAAISPADINYDETLSTLRYADRAKQIVCKAVVNEDANARLIRELKEEIQKLRELLKQEGIDVQEGPDGKVTYEKKESRDEIIRTNKRNEEDTKETRSRLSSHATSTIAEEAVDQLQASEKLIAELNETWEEKLKRTESIRLQREAVFAEMGVAVKEDGVTVGVFSPKKTPHLVNLNEDPLMSECLIYYIKDGFTRIGSAEAIIPQDVQLCGPHILSEHCVFENHEGIITLIPKKGALIYVNGREVTEPLVLTTGSRVILGKSHVFRFNHPDQVRERIANGSPAETPGNNEPVADWDFAQVELLEKQGIDLKAEMDKRLLVLEEQFRKEKEEADQLFEEQRKSYEARIDALQRQVEEQSMTMSMYSSYTPEDFNNIEEDIFVNPLFDAESNWTEREFQLAAWAFRKWKYHQFTSLRDDLWGNAIFLKEANAISVELKKKVQFQFTLLTDTLYSPLPSDLLPVMDDEDEDERPFPRTIVAVEVQDTKNGATHYWTLDKLRQRLELMRHVYNEDSSPSTPEVKEDIFQCLTVYSNPKFSLANLLPSRQRLELMREMYHNEAELSPTSPDFNIESITGGDPFYDRFPWFRMVGRAFVYLSNLMYPVPLIHKVAIVNEKGDVKGYLRVAVQAVIEEENSEYSSGVRQSARISFEDDLFGGHKHNKRNTLLTQTLEKNRQIMLHEERVVEGHNEINQKDMKDEDDIGDADSGRGDSSVSSDMKEEDLPDHLQPGVEFTFRVTVLQAMGISTEYADIFCQFNFLHRHDEAFSTEPVKNTGKGNPPGFYHVQNITVTVTKSFLEYLKTQPIVFEVFGHYQQHPLHKDAKLEYSVRQPPKRMLPPSIPISQPVRSPKFGSVLPSPSTSHVHAKYDVLVWFEICELAPNGEYVPSVVDHSDDLPCRGLFLLHQGIQRRIRITIVHEPASELRWKDVRELVVGRIRNTPEPEEEDNDSSVLSLGLFPGEYLEIPGDDRTMFRFEAAWDSSLHNSALLNRVTSYGEQIFMTISAYLELENCGRPAIITKDLSMIIYGRDARVGPRSLKHLFSGNYRNQEANRLSGVYELVLRRSSEAGSPGVQRRQRRVLDTSSTYVRGEENLHGWRPRGDSLIFDHQWELEKLTRLEEVERVRHTLLLREKLGIDKIPFCNKPLHDFTKSEKDVCNMVAKATNEPHASPVKLKRSTSKDVYEPWEMTERERELATKYIKLIQGRIPSKEPILLADVSPGEDTIADLSASMMSSVISSSSQELSSPERARLQELQESILASESANQTCTVAPPPLGSSSPSKENLVLYVPEVEEIRISPVIARKGYLNVLEHKTNGWKKRWVAVRRPYVLIFREEKDPVERALINLATAQVEYSEDQLAMVKVPNTFSVVTKHRGYLLQTLGDKEVYDWLYAINPLLAGQIRSKLARKNPAATNLSNGAPIGLTPTLEQPSNQTK from the exons atgtcGTCGGTTAAGGTGGCGGTGAGGGTACGACCCTTCAATCACCGCGAAATCACTCGTCAGGCACAATGTATCATAGATATGACAGGGAGCACCACTT CCATAATGAATCCTAAAGCCACACCGGGAAGCAAAGAGGCTGTCAAAAGCTTCAATTATGATTATTCCTACTTTTCTATGGAC CCAAATGATGAGAACTATTCATCTCAACTCATGGTTTACAAGGATATTGGTGAAGAAATGTTGGAACACGCTTTTGAAG GCTATAACGTTTGCATTTTTGCATACGGCCAAACTGGCGCCGGTAAATCTTATACCATGATGGGTAAACAGGAAGAGGGCCAAGAGGGAATAATACCACAGATTTGCAAGGATCTGTTTAGGAAAATCAGCTACACGTCTAACGAGCGATTGAAGTATTCGGTAGAAGTGAGTTATATGGAAATCTATTGCGAGAGGGTGCGCGATTTATTAAATCCGAAAAATAGAGGGAATCTTCGAGTAAGAGAACACCCTCTCTATGGACCTTACGTCGAAGATCTTTCTAAATTAGCCGTATTGTCATACGAGGACATTCACGATCTCATAGATGAGGGTAACAAGGCCAG GACTGTTGCAGCGACAAACATGAATGAAACATCCAGTAGATCGCATGCCGTTTTCACTATATTCTTTACACAACAGCAGCAGGATTGTGCCACTGGTTTGATGACAGAGAAAGTTAGTAAAATATCGCTGGTTGATCTGGCTGGATCTGAAAGAGCCGATTCAACGGGCGCAAAAGGCACACGACTAAAGGAAGGAGCTAATATTAACAAGAGCCTGACAACTCTTGGAAAAGTTATCAGTGCTCTGGCTGAGATT GCaacgaaaaagaagaagaaagctGATTTCATACCATACAGAGACTCAGTTTTAACGTGGTTACTACGGGAAAACTTGGGCGGAAATTCAAAAACTGCTATGATCGCAGCAATTAGCCCTGCTGACATAAATTACGATGAGACACTCTCGACTTTACG ATATGCGGACAGAGCGAAACAGATTGTTTGCAAGGCCGTGGTCAACGAAGACGCAAATGCCAGACTTATCAGAGAACTCAAAGAAGAAATACAGAAACTACGGGAACTTCTAAAACAGGAAGGCATCGACGTACAAGAag GGCCAGATGGTAAAGTTACGtacgaaaagaaagaatcta GAGATGAAATCATCAGAACGAACAAACGAAACGAAGAGGATACCAAGGAGACTCGATCGAGACTCTCCTCCCATGCTACGTCTACTATCGCCGAAGAGGCGGTTGATCAATTGCAAGCGTCTGAAAAATTGATCGCAG AATTGAACGAAACGTgggaagaaaaattgaaacgaACCGAATCGATTCGCTTGCAACGCGAAGCAGTGTTTGCCGAGATGGGAGTTGCTGTAAAAGAGGATGGCGTCACAGTGGGTGTATTCTCGCCGAAGAAGACGCCACACTTGGTGAATCTGAACGAGGATCCTCTCATGTCGGAATGtctgatttattatatcaaggATGGATTTACGCGCATTGGTAGCGCCGAGGCGATTATACCCCAGGATGTTCAGCTGTGCGGCCCGCACATACTCAGCGAGCATTGCGTTTTCGAAAACCATGAGGGCATCATAACTCTCATACCAAAAAAAGGAGCTTTGATTTATGTCAATGGTCGCGAAGTTACCGAACCTCTTGTTCTAACAACTGGTTCGCGTGTCATCCTGGGAAAAAGCCATGTTTTCCGTTTTAATCATCCTGATCAAG TACGCGAACGAATAGCAAACGGATCACCTGCGGAAACTCCTGGCAACAATGAACCAGTCGCAGATTGGGACTTTGCACAGGTTGAGCTGTTAGAGAAACAAGGTATTGATCTAAAGGCTGAAATGGACAAAAGATTGCTTGTACTGGAAGAGCAATTCCGTAAAGAAAAGGAGGAAGCTGATCAGCTGTTTGAGGAACAACGAAAG AGCTACGAAGCGCGGATAGATGCATTGCAGAGACAGGTGGAGGAACAAAGTATGACGATGTCTATGTACAGCAGTTATACGCCCGAAGACTTCAACAACATCGAAGAAGACATTTTCG TCAACCCATTGTTTGACGCAGAGAGCAACTGGACCGAGAGAGAGTTTCAACTGGCCGCGTGGGCCTTCCGCAAGTGGAAGTATCATCAATTCACGAGTTTACGGGATGATCTTTGGGGCAACGCGATATTCCTTAAAGAGGCTAATGCCATATCTGTTGAACTAAAAAAGAAG GTTCAATTCCAATTTACTTTACTCACGGACACCCTTTATTCACCGCTACCTTCTGATCTTTTACCCGTTATGGATGACGAAGATGAAGATGAGAGGCCGTTTCCACGCACGATTGTTGCTGTCGAAGTCCAGGATACGAAAAATGGTGCTACCCATTACTGGACATTAGACAAATTAAG ACAGCGCTTGGAGCTGATGCGACACGTGTACAACGAGGACTCGAGCCCCAGCACTCCGGAGGTCAAAGAGGATATTTTCCAATGCCTTACAGTCTACTCTAATCCGAAGTTCTCGCTCGCAAATCTTTTGCCTTCGAG ACAAAGGTTGGAGCTGATGCGCGAAATGTATCACAACGAGGCCGAGCTTTCGCCCACATCTCCGGATTTCAATATCGAATCTATTACGGGAGGTGATCCGTTTTACGATCGATTCCCATGGTTCCGCATGGTTGGCAg AGCCTTCGTGTATCTGAGCAATCTTATGTATCCAGTGCCGTTGATTCACAAAGTAGCTATCGTAAACGAAAAGGGCGACGTTAAGGGTTACTTGCGGGTCGCTGTACAAGCCGTAATCG AAGAGGAAAACAGCGAATATTCAAGTGGCGTCAGACAATCAGCACGAATCTCTTTCGAGGACGACCTGTTTGGCGGGCACAAGCATAACAAACGCAACACACTTTTGACTCAAACTCTAGAAAAGAATCGGCAAATCATGTTACACGAAGAGCGCGTAGTCGAGGGACACAACGAGATTAATCAGAAAGACATGAAGGACGAAGACGATATCGGGGACGCTGACAGTGGCAGAGGTGACAGCTCGGTTTCGAGCGACATGAAGGAGGAGGATTTGCCGGATCATTTGCAACCTGGCGTGGAATTCACTTTTAGGGTAACGGTCCTACAAGCTATGGGTATTTCTACAGAGTACGCTGACATTTTCTGTCAATTCAA CTTCCTACATCGACATGACGAAGCTTTCTCGACAGAGCCGGTAAAGAACACAGGCAAGGGCAATCCGCCCGGATTTTATCACGTACAAAAC ATTACGGTCACGGTTACCAAATCCTTCTTAGAATATCTGAAGACGCAACCTATCGTCTTTGAAGTGTTTGGACATTATCAACAACATCCGTTACACAAGGACGCGAAGCTGGAATA CAGCGTACGACAACCACCGAAGAGGATGCTTCCGCCTTCCATACCGATCAGTCAACCGGTTCGTTCGCCGAAATTCGGCAGCGTTCTGCCATCTCCCAGCACGTCTCACGTGCACGCCAAGTACGATGTGTTGGTGTGGTTCGAGATCTGTGAATTGGCGCCGAACGGCGAGTACGTGCCGTCGGTGGTGGACCACAGCGACGATCTGCCATGTCGTGGATTGTTCCTACTTCATCAGGGTATACAGCGACGTATACGAATCACCATTGTGCACGAACCGGCTTCCGAATTGAGATGGAAGGATGTGCGCGAGCTCGTTGTTGGCCGTATCCGAAATACTCCAGAACCCGAGGAAGAAGATAACGACTCATCTGTACTCTCGTTGGGTCTGTTCCCTGGCGAATATCTCGAGATTCCTGGTGACGATCGCACCATGTTCAGATTCGAAGCAGCCTGGGACAGCTCCCTGCACAATTCGGCTCTGCTGAATCGAGTCACGTCTTATGGAGAGCAAATCTTTATGACCATTTCCGCGTATCTTGAG CTGGAGAACTGTGGAAGACCTGCGATCATCACGAAAGACCTGAGCATGATCATCTACGGAAGGGACGCAAGAGTTGGCCCGCGTTCACTTAAACACTTATTTAGCGGCAACTATCGCAATCAAGAAGCGAATCGACTCAGCGGTGTCTACGAACTGGTGCTACGCCGTTCTTCGGAAGCAGGTAGCCCAG GAGTTCAAAGACGTCAACGTCGTGTCTTGGACACGAGTTCTACGTATGTCAGGGGCGAGGAGAATCTACACGGATGGAGACCGCGCGGAGACAGTCTTATATTTGATCATCAGTGGGAGCTCGAGAAGTTGACGAGGCTAGAGGAAGTTGAGAGAGTGCGGCATACTTTGTTGTTGCGAGAGAAACTTGGCATCGACAAAATACCATTCTGCAATAAACCTCTGCACGATTTTACGAAGAGCGAAAAG GATGTGTGTAACATGGTGGCAAAGGCCACGAACGAACCACACGCCAGCCCGGTGAAACTGAAACGCTCGACCAGTAAAGACGTTTACGAACCCTGGGAAATGACCGAGAGGGAGCGCGAATTGGCGACCAAGTATATTAAACTCATCCAAGGAAGAATCCCAAGCAAAGAACCGATATTACTTGCCGATGTTTCACCCGGGGAAGACACTATAGCCGATCTATCCGCGTCTATGATGTCTTCGGTTATATCGTCCTCGTCTCAAGA GTTAAGCTCGCCGGAGAGGGCTAGATTGCAAGAGCTCCAGGAGAGTATATTGGCAAGTGAATCGGCCAATCAAACCTGCACGGTCGCACCGCCACCGCTGGGATCATCCTCACCTTCAAAGGAGAACTTGGTACTGTATGTACCAGAGGTGGAGGAAATACGTATTAGCCCAGTCATCGCGCGAAAGGGCTACTTGAATGTTCTCGAACACAAGACCAACGGTTGGAAAAAACGCTGGGTG GCTGTTCGTCGACCGTATGTTCTCATTTTCCGAGAAGAAAAGGATCCCGTCGAAAGGGCGCTAATTAATTTAGCGACAGCTCAAGTTGAATACTCCGAGGATCAGCTAGCTATGGTGAAAGTGCCGAATACCTTCAG CGTCGTTACTAAACACAGAGGATACTTGCTACAGACTTTAGGTGACAAAGAGGTCTACGACTGGCTATACGCGATTAATCCTCTTCTAGCTGGTCAAATTAG GTCAAAACTTGCTCGCAAAAACCCGGCTGCAACGAATTTGAGCAACGGCGCGCCGATCGGCTTGACACCAACTCTGGAACAACCGAGCAATCAGACCAAGTGA